One Cardiocondyla obscurior isolate alpha-2009 linkage group LG11, Cobs3.1, whole genome shotgun sequence DNA segment encodes these proteins:
- the Cph gene encoding B-cell lymphoma/leukemia 11A — protein sequence MRIKMPAVRIAQAETSQSTTSPDTVQCGGCRASYPLGEIVRFIEHKVNHCRSTLQGCHSPPATAAPEDSDPEDALTLKTSDPDSKLNSVPSISAPINKRSGRLESPPTPQGPGPDTGSPIDLKASASSTPKRRTEAPDEDKEDLPKKQKTESVDADTNTVNSEPRWLQCSQCSRRMCSAWELLQHIQSMHGARLYCSSSSSTNSSSNTPAPSPPTPTPTHAHHLSPPNHLNLSGKSTGSSSAANSSGGTNTSGSSGGRQQLQTSSLVGDPLHSFLRLPQHLERSFPPMFRPDFLTLNPLAGYRGLQELQTATRNLQNLGDPLRGMDGLNLGDPLVRSSLDSLNNARNLANLAELSHGRGLAGQTHPPPLEANLDFYSARLRSLANPSLGAAPPTPSGNSTSNPPPPPVPPVPAVPVASGVQQQQQQQQQQQQQQQQQQQQQQQQSQSHSQSVEPPSPASANPANLTHGSHQKENSPPCYTQSPVGHHNNNNSTDSEKTSPPVISTPIITDVSSETIFYTCEICDKKFRFQSNLIVHRRSHRDKERQYQQQEGTQDGQSTPTRCEVCELEVANFAELRKHMRKEHQEHMNSAASPQGSVETVPDDGSSCDENMDLDEMEENEQKNEREDAEENTPEDLSTTQGQSGEESGGRVEKPASLVGDLMEKFGLSNIAQYSEAYRQALQENHRSGFLKTESPCNLTNSLNNNKEKESALSPTNFNSSTTPNIFSGQGFPRSSGPDFGGLWLPSPHYLENNEFRKASKATTSTLALQGLPSPLLKKERSGRNDTCEYCGKVFKNCSNLTVHRRSHTGEKPYKCELCSYACAQSSKLTRHMKTHGRHGKDTYKCRFCEMPFSVPSTLEKHMRKCVVVVQQGPKLDIPYPVIKDEDSSLSSKDT from the exons CGGAAACCTCGCAAAGCACCACGTCCCCAGACACCGTCCAATGCGGGGGCTGCAGGGCGTCGTACCCCCTCGGAGAAATTGTCCGGTTCATCGAGCACAAGGTCAACCACTGTCGGAGCACCCTCCAGGGTTGTCACAGTCCGCCGGCGACGGCCGCGCCGGAGGACTCCGATCCGGAGGACGCTCTCACCCTGAAGACCTCCGATCCGGATTCGAAGTTGAATTCGGTGCCCAGCATCTCCGCGCCCATCAACAAGAGAAGCGGCCGACTGGAAAGTCCTCCGACGCCGCAGGGCCCAGGGCCAGATACCGGAAGTCCGATCGACCTCAAGGCAAGCGCCAGCTCGACGCCGAAGAGACGAACGGAGGCACCGGACGAGGACAAGGAAGATCTTCCGAAGAAGCAGAAAACCGAATCCGTGGACGCCGATACAAACACGGTCAATTCTG AGCCAAGGTGGCTGCAGTGCTCGCAATGTTCTCGACGGATGTGTTCGGCGTGGGAGCTTCTTCAGCATATACAGAGCATGCACGGCGCCCGCCTCTACTGCTCCTCCTCCTCGTCGACGAACTCGTCGTCGAACACCCCGGCGCCTAGTCCACCGACGCCTACGCCGACGCACGCGCATCATTTAAGCCCGCCGAATCATCTGAATCTAAGCGGCAAGTCCACCGGAAGTTCCTCGGCGGCGAACTCGTCCGGAGGCACGAATACCAGCGGCAGCAGCGGTGGCCGACAGCAGCTTCAGACCTCGTCCCTTGTGGGCGATCCCCTCCACAGCTTCTTGAGGCTACCTCAACACTTAGAACGAAGTTTCCCGCCTATGTTCAGGCCCGACTTCCTTACCCTGAATCCCTTGGCGGGATACAGAGGTCTCCAGGAACTGCAGACAGCCACGCGAAACCTGCAGAACCTGGGCGATCCTCTTCGCGGCATGGATGGTTTGAATCTGGGGGATCCATTGGTGCGTAGCTCATTGGATTCTCTAAACAACGCTCGGAATCTGGCAAATCTGGCCGAGCTATCGCATGGTCGCGGCCTCGCGGGCCAAACTCACCCACCACCACTTGAAGCGAACCTGGATTTTTACTCAGCGCGCCTAAGGAGCCTCGCTAATCCGTCCTTAGGCGCGGCTCCACCTACACCTAGCGGTAATTCCACGTCGAATCCCCCTCCTCCACCGGTACCTCCGGTACCAGCGGTCCCTGTCGCCAGCGGTGttcaacagcagcagcagcagcagcagcagcaacaacagcagcagcagcagcagcaacagcagcagcagcaacagtcGCAATCTCATTCACAATCGGTGGAACCGCCTAGTCCGGCCTCGGCCAACCCCGCTAACTTAACCCACGGCAGTcatcaaaaagaaaattcgccGCCCTGTTATACTCAAAGTCCAGTGGGTcatcataataataataattcgaccGACAGCGAGAAAACCAGCCCGCCTGTAATTTCTACACCGATCATCACCGACGTTTCTTCGGAAACGATTTTCTACACGTGCGAAATCTGCGacaaaaaatttcgttttcaaTCAAACTTGATTGTTCATCGTCGCAGCCATCGGGATAAAGAGAGGCAGTATCAGCAGCAAGAAGGAACTCAAGACGGCCAGAGTACGCCGACCAGATGCGAGGTATGCGAGCTCGAAGTGGCGAATTTCGCCGAGCTGAGGAAACACATGAGGAAGGAGCATCAAGAGCATATGAATTCGGCCGCGAGTCCGCAAGGAAGCGTCGAAACTGTGCCGGACGATGGATCTAGCTGCGATGAAAATATGGATTTAGACGAGATGGAAGAAAACGAGCAGAAAAATGAGCGAGAAGACGCGGAGGAAAACACACCGGAAGATTTGAGCACCACTCAAGGTCAGAGCGGCGAGGAGAGCGGAGGCCGCGTGGAAAAACCGGCTAGCTTGGTGGGCGATCTCATGGAGAAATTCGGCTTGAGCAATATTGCTCAATACTCGGAGGCTTATCGGCAGGCGTTGCAAGAAAATCATCGCAGCGGCTTCCTGAAAACGGAATCGCCGTGCAACCTCACTAACTCGCTCAATAAtaacaaagagaaagagagtgctCTCTCACCtacgaattttaattcttcgacAACGCCGAATATTTTTTCCGGCCAAGGCTTTCCGAGATCTTCAGGACCGGATTTCGGCGGTCTCTGGTTACCTAGTCCTCACTATTTGGAAAACAACGAATTTCGAAAAGCGTCCAAGGCCACGACGTCGACCTTGGCGCTTCAGGGCCTGCCGAGTCCACTGCTGAAGAAGGAGCGCAGCGGCCGTAACGATACTTGCGAGTATTGCGGCAAAGTTTTCAAGAATTGCTCGAACCTGACGGTACACAGGAGGTCGCACACCGGTGAGAAACCGTACAAGTGCGAGCTCTGTTCGTACGCGTGCGCGCAGAGCTCGAAGCTGACCAGGCACATGAAGACTCACGGCCGACACGGTAAGGACACGTATAAATGCCGCTTCTGCGAGATGCCGTTTTCAGTGCCGAGCACATTAGAAAAGCACATGAGGAAATGTGTGGTGGTAGTCCAACAGGGCCCCAAGCTCGACATACCGTACCCAGTGATCAAGGACGAAGACTCTTCGCTTAGCAGTAAGGATACTTGA